One stretch of Bordetella avium DNA includes these proteins:
- the yidD gene encoding membrane protein insertion efficiency factor YidD, with translation MIKTLLIAPIRFYRFFLSPWIGRQCRFTPSCSAYAIEAIERHGALRGLWLASRRIGRCHPWSPGGLDPVPDPARPQQKNQGSGCCGNHSRTGLD, from the coding sequence ATGATCAAAACCTTGCTCATCGCTCCCATCCGGTTTTACCGGTTTTTCCTGAGCCCCTGGATCGGCCGCCAATGCCGCTTCACGCCCAGTTGTTCGGCTTACGCGATCGAGGCCATTGAACGCCACGGCGCTTTGCGCGGTCTATGGCTGGCAAGTCGGCGCATCGGCCGCTGCCATCCCTGGTCGCCCGGCGGGCTGGACCCCGTGCCAGACCCGGCTCGGCCGCAACAGAAAAACCAGGGCAGCGGTTGCTGCGGCAACCATTCCCGTACCGGACTCGATTGA